One Cyclopterus lumpus isolate fCycLum1 chromosome 7, fCycLum1.pri, whole genome shotgun sequence DNA window includes the following coding sequences:
- the tbc1d22b gene encoding TBC1 domain family member 22B isoform X3, producing MATENRINFWRRNAKVPGRYPKDTKPKFNNLKTKKASSFHEFARSTNDAWDIDEEEDEDFLGTPAQSSSLPSGLNSSSPQNQNQVGDIETRVSHSPGTEDQELQDVWEEDAECEHVNGEVVKSSSDLHLNTSSVRCTLQKQQSLPVRPIIPLVARMSDQNASGAPPMTVREKSRLDKFKQLLASPNTDLEDLRKHSWSGIPREVRPITWRLLSGYLPANKERRELVLRRKREEYFGFIEQYYHSRTDEHNKDTYRQIHIDIPRTNPLIPLFQQPVVQEVFERILFIWAIRHPASGYVQGINDLVTPFFVVFLSEFVTEDVENFEVAALPPDTQRNIEADSFWCMSKLLDGIQDNYTFAQPGIQNKVKALEELVSRIDEDIHNHFKRYEVEYLQFAFRWMNNLLMRELPLRCTIRLWDTYQAEAEGFSHFHLYVCSAFLIEWRKEILSMVDFQGLLMLLQNLPTIHWGNEEVGLLLAEAYRLKYMFADAPSHYKR from the exons ATGGCCACCGAGAACAGGATCAATTTCTGGAGGAGAAACGCAAAGGTTCCCGGAAG GTATCCCAAAGACACAAAGCCCAAGTTCAACAATCTCAAGACAAAAAAGGCCTCTAGCTTCCACGAGTTTGCCCGCAGTACCAATGACGCTTGGGACATcgacgaagaggaggacgaggatttCCTCGGGACCCCAGCCCAATCTTCATCTCTTCCATCAGGTCTCAACTCTTCGTCACCACAGAACCAG AATCAGGTCGGGGACATAGAAACCAGGGTGTCCCAcagtcccgggacagaggatcaAGAGCTCCAGGATGTGTGGGAGGAGGACGCGGAGTGCGAGCACGTCAACGGGGAGGTTGTCAAGTCTAGCAGTGACCTCCACCTCAACACGTCCTCCG TTCGCTGCACACTGCAGAAGCAGCAGTCTCTCCCAGTCCGCCCCATCATCCCACTGGTGGCCCGCATGTCGGACCAGAACGCGTCGGGAGCGCCGCCCATGACGGTGAGGGAGAAGAGCCGGCTGGACAAATTCAAGCAGCTGCTGGCGAGTCCCAACACTGACCTGG AGGATCTCCGGAAGCACAGCTGGTCAGGCATACCAAGAGAAGTCCGGCCTATCACGTGGAGGCTTCTCTCT GGCTACCTGCCGGCCAACAAGGAGCGCAGAGAGCTGGTGCTGAGAAGGAAGCGAGAAGAATACTTTGGCTTCATAGAGCAGTATTACCATTCCAGAACCGACGAGCACAACAAAGACACATATCGACAG ATCCACATCGACATTCCAAGAACCAACCCTCTGATTCCCTTGTTCCAGCAGCCCGTCGTACAAGAG GTGTTTGAGCGTATCCTTTTCATCTGGGCCATCCGCCACCCAGCCAGCGGCTACGTCCAGGGAATCAATGATTTGGTCACGCCCTTCTTTGTGGTCTTCCTCTCTGAGTTCGTCA CAGAGGATGTGGAGAACTTTGAGGTGGCAGCGCTGCCTCCGGACACCCAGAGAAACATCGAAGCTGACAGCTTCTGGTGCATGAGCAAGCTGCTGGATGGAATACAG GACAACTACACCTTTGCTCAGCCTGGAATCCAGAACAAAGTGAAAGCTTTGGAGGAGCTGGTCAGCAGGATAGATG aggacATTCACAATCATTTCAAAAGATATGAGGTGGAGTATCTGCAGTTTGCGTTCCGGTGGATGAACAATCTGCTGATGAGGGAGCTGCCGCTTCGTTGCACTATTCGTCTCTGGGACACCTACCAG GCTGAAGCGGAGGGTTTCTCCCACTTCCATCTGTATGTCTGCTCTGCTTTCCTCATTGAGTGGCGCAAAGAAATCCTCTCCATGGTTGACTTTCAG GGCCTTCTCATGCTACTGCAGAACCTCCCCACAATACACTGGGGCAACGAGGAAGTGGGTCTCCTCCTGGCTGAAGCTTATAGACTGAAGTACATGTTCGCAGACGCACCCAGCCACTACAAGAGATAG
- the si:ch211-148l7.4 gene encoding zinc finger protein 808 isoform X2 translates to MDGVSWSTTRAQESFSRSKTAADTLSRLASFIARADPKQPTPKQTLKQRQQPSHLDTHVCQECDDSPPVSEGDSTRSDCSDTPGTSSRAVGMCQLCSTTFRTKTALQRHKQTHHAEQGRKTKGESTDGEAKKERNTTVNRDLIKMPKSRTKLLDCRSCDMVFRSISKLYMHRKEKHSREKNILREPRPVVIKRRRVCTYACQVCSKVFLHHLSLRAHCRQHTASSVTTIQNTSLPVGCTTKDSELSGKVKPIIAEDKPVKAGPGRPRKVAKVENKAPGPGRCRHVPEVEEEEEEDDELEREFPCPSCAEVFSLQSQLREHVELHQSSVKRRQCSVCTSEMDTCKWPGSKRQRLYHCVPCQQGFSALDSFLEHCQEHLRVRVEEDSITEGYTHQANKA, encoded by the exons ATGGATGGTGTCAGCTGGAGCACCACCAGGGCCCAGGAGTCGTTCAGCCGCTCTAAGACTGCAGCAGACACGCTGTCGAGGCTGGCCAGCTTCATCGCACGGGCTGACCCGAAACAGCCCACACCGAAGCAGACACtgaaacagaggcagcaacCGTCCCACCTGGACACGCATGTGTGTCAGGAATGTG ATGATTCTCCGCCAGTTTCTGAGGGAGACTCAACCCGCTCTGATTGCTCAGACACCCCAGGGACCAGCAGCCGAGCTGTCGGCATGTGCCAGCTTTGTTCGACAACGTTCCGCACAAAGACCGCGCTGCAACGGCACAAACAGACTCACCATGCAGAACAGGGGCGAAAGACCAAAGGAGAAAGTACTGATGGCGAGGCGAAGAAAGAGCGGAATACCACGGTGAACAGGGATCTAATTAAAATGCCAAAATCCAGAACAAAGCTTCTGGACTGTCGTTCTTGTGACATGGTTTTCAGGAGCATCTCTAAGCTGTACATGCACAGAAAAGAGAAGCacagcagagagaaaaacattctGAGAGAACCAAGGCCGGTCGTAATCAAGCGCAGGAGAGTATGCACGTATGCATGTCAGGTCTGCAGCAAAGTCTTCTTGCATCATTTGTCACTTAGGGCACATTGCAGACAGCACACAGCCTCAAGCGTCACCACAATCCAAAACACAAGTCTGCCTGTAGGATGTACCACCAAAGACTCAGAGTTATCAGGTAAAGTAAAACCCATCATAGCAGAAGACAAGCCTGTGAAGGCTGGTCCAGGGAGGCCCAGGAAAGTGGCCAAAGTAGAGAACAAGGCTCCTGGTCCAGGGAGATGCAGACACGTGCctgaagtggaggaggaggaggaggaggacgatgaacTGGAGAGGGAGTTCCCATGCCCCTCATGTGCAGAGGTTTTCTCTCTGCAGTCGCAGCTCCGGGAGCACGTGGAGCTCCACCAGTCCTCCGTGAAGAGGAGGCAGTGCAGCGTGTGCACAAGCGAGATGGACACCTGTAAATGGCCAGGCTCCAAGAGGCAGAGGCTATACCACTGTGTGCCTTGCCAGCAGGGTTTTTCAGCCCTGGACTCCTTCCTAGAACACTGTCAGGAGCACCTGCGAGTccgggtggaggaggacagcaTCACAGAGGGCTACACGCATCAGGCCAACAAAGCCTGA
- the snrpg gene encoding small nuclear ribonucleoprotein G → MSKAHPPELKKFMDKKLSLKLNGGRHVQGILRGFDPFMNLVVDDSLEMGPGGQQNTIGMVVIRGNSIIMLEALERV, encoded by the exons ATGAGCAAAGCGCATCCACCGGAGTTGAAGAA GTTCATGGACAAGAAGCTGTCAC TGAAGCTGAATGGAGGCAGACACGTGCAGGGCATCCTGCGTGGGTTCGACCCCTTCATGAACCTGGTGGTGGACGACTCTCTGGAGATGGGCCCAGGAGGACAGCAGAACACCATTGGCATGGTG GTGATCAGGGGAAACAGCATCATCATGTTGGAGGCCTTGGAGAGAGTATGA
- the tbc1d22b gene encoding TBC1 domain family member 22B isoform X2 produces the protein MATENRINFWRRNAKVPGRYPKDTKPKFNNLKTKKASSFHEFARSTNDAWDIDEEEDEDFLGTPAQSSSLPSGLNSSSPQNQQNQVGDIETRVSHSPGTEDQELQDVWEEDAECEHVNGEVVKSSSDLHLNTSSVRCTLQKQQSLPVRPIIPLVARMSDQNASGAPPMTVREKSRLDKFKQLLASPNTDLEDLRKHSWSGIPREVRPITWRLLSGYLPANKERRELVLRRKREEYFGFIEQYYHSRTDEHNKDTYRQIHIDIPRTNPLIPLFQQPVVQEVFERILFIWAIRHPASGYVQGINDLVTPFFVVFLSEFVKDVENFEVAALPPDTQRNIEADSFWCMSKLLDGIQDNYTFAQPGIQNKVKALEELVSRIDEDIHNHFKRYEVEYLQFAFRWMNNLLMRELPLRCTIRLWDTYQAEAEGFSHFHLYVCSAFLIEWRKEILSMVDFQGLLMLLQNLPTIHWGNEEVGLLLAEAYRLKYMFADAPSHYKR, from the exons ATGGCCACCGAGAACAGGATCAATTTCTGGAGGAGAAACGCAAAGGTTCCCGGAAG GTATCCCAAAGACACAAAGCCCAAGTTCAACAATCTCAAGACAAAAAAGGCCTCTAGCTTCCACGAGTTTGCCCGCAGTACCAATGACGCTTGGGACATcgacgaagaggaggacgaggatttCCTCGGGACCCCAGCCCAATCTTCATCTCTTCCATCAGGTCTCAACTCTTCGTCACCACAGAACCAG CAGAATCAGGTCGGGGACATAGAAACCAGGGTGTCCCAcagtcccgggacagaggatcaAGAGCTCCAGGATGTGTGGGAGGAGGACGCGGAGTGCGAGCACGTCAACGGGGAGGTTGTCAAGTCTAGCAGTGACCTCCACCTCAACACGTCCTCCG TTCGCTGCACACTGCAGAAGCAGCAGTCTCTCCCAGTCCGCCCCATCATCCCACTGGTGGCCCGCATGTCGGACCAGAACGCGTCGGGAGCGCCGCCCATGACGGTGAGGGAGAAGAGCCGGCTGGACAAATTCAAGCAGCTGCTGGCGAGTCCCAACACTGACCTGG AGGATCTCCGGAAGCACAGCTGGTCAGGCATACCAAGAGAAGTCCGGCCTATCACGTGGAGGCTTCTCTCT GGCTACCTGCCGGCCAACAAGGAGCGCAGAGAGCTGGTGCTGAGAAGGAAGCGAGAAGAATACTTTGGCTTCATAGAGCAGTATTACCATTCCAGAACCGACGAGCACAACAAAGACACATATCGACAG ATCCACATCGACATTCCAAGAACCAACCCTCTGATTCCCTTGTTCCAGCAGCCCGTCGTACAAGAG GTGTTTGAGCGTATCCTTTTCATCTGGGCCATCCGCCACCCAGCCAGCGGCTACGTCCAGGGAATCAATGATTTGGTCACGCCCTTCTTTGTGGTCTTCCTCTCTGAGTTCGTCA AGGATGTGGAGAACTTTGAGGTGGCAGCGCTGCCTCCGGACACCCAGAGAAACATCGAAGCTGACAGCTTCTGGTGCATGAGCAAGCTGCTGGATGGAATACAG GACAACTACACCTTTGCTCAGCCTGGAATCCAGAACAAAGTGAAAGCTTTGGAGGAGCTGGTCAGCAGGATAGATG aggacATTCACAATCATTTCAAAAGATATGAGGTGGAGTATCTGCAGTTTGCGTTCCGGTGGATGAACAATCTGCTGATGAGGGAGCTGCCGCTTCGTTGCACTATTCGTCTCTGGGACACCTACCAG GCTGAAGCGGAGGGTTTCTCCCACTTCCATCTGTATGTCTGCTCTGCTTTCCTCATTGAGTGGCGCAAAGAAATCCTCTCCATGGTTGACTTTCAG GGCCTTCTCATGCTACTGCAGAACCTCCCCACAATACACTGGGGCAACGAGGAAGTGGGTCTCCTCCTGGCTGAAGCTTATAGACTGAAGTACATGTTCGCAGACGCACCCAGCCACTACAAGAGATAG
- the si:ch211-148l7.4 gene encoding zinc finger protein 271 isoform X1: MDGVSWSTTRAQESFSRSKTAADTLSRLASFIARADPKQPTPKQTLKQRQQPSHLDTHVCQECGKDFPYATELLHHQEVTHTLPKPHRCPSCGQEFSLKSSLQLHKCNRDSSLCELCPVESQLGSPCPSGTTSVPESPHLLDGSPYACAPCGRGFSQKQALLHHQQAGCSEPPYPSDIVNASIFPDDSPPVSEGDSTRSDCSDTPGTSSRAVGMCQLCSTTFRTKTALQRHKQTHHAEQGRKTKGESTDGEAKKERNTTVNRDLIKMPKSRTKLLDCRSCDMVFRSISKLYMHRKEKHSREKNILREPRPVVIKRRRVCTYACQVCSKVFLHHLSLRAHCRQHTASSVTTIQNTSLPVGCTTKDSELSGKVKPIIAEDKPVKAGPGRPRKVAKVENKAPGPGRCRHVPEVEEEEEEDDELEREFPCPSCAEVFSLQSQLREHVELHQSSVKRRQCSVCTSEMDTCKWPGSKRQRLYHCVPCQQGFSALDSFLEHCQEHLRVRVEEDSITEGYTHQANKA; this comes from the coding sequence ATGGATGGTGTCAGCTGGAGCACCACCAGGGCCCAGGAGTCGTTCAGCCGCTCTAAGACTGCAGCAGACACGCTGTCGAGGCTGGCCAGCTTCATCGCACGGGCTGACCCGAAACAGCCCACACCGAAGCAGACACtgaaacagaggcagcaacCGTCCCACCTGGACACGCATGTGTGTCAGGAATGTGGTAAGGACTTCCCTTATGCCACAGAGCTGCTGCACCAccaggaagtcacacacacactacccaaGCCTCACAGGTGTCCGTCCTGTGGGCAGGAGTTCTCCCTGAAGTCGTCCCTACAACTACACAAGTGCAATCGTGACTCTTCCCTGTGTGAGCTTTGTCCTGTAGAGTCACAGCTGGGTTCTCCGTGTCCCTCGGGTACAACCTCAGTTCCTGAGTCACCTCACCTCCTGGACGGTAGCCCTTACGCGTGTGCCCCATGTGGGAGAGGCTTCAGCCAGAAGCAGGCTCTGCTGCACCATCAGCAAGCTGGTTGTAGTGAACCACCATACCCGTCAGATATAGTTAATGCAAGTATCTTTCCAGATGATTCTCCGCCAGTTTCTGAGGGAGACTCAACCCGCTCTGATTGCTCAGACACCCCAGGGACCAGCAGCCGAGCTGTCGGCATGTGCCAGCTTTGTTCGACAACGTTCCGCACAAAGACCGCGCTGCAACGGCACAAACAGACTCACCATGCAGAACAGGGGCGAAAGACCAAAGGAGAAAGTACTGATGGCGAGGCGAAGAAAGAGCGGAATACCACGGTGAACAGGGATCTAATTAAAATGCCAAAATCCAGAACAAAGCTTCTGGACTGTCGTTCTTGTGACATGGTTTTCAGGAGCATCTCTAAGCTGTACATGCACAGAAAAGAGAAGCacagcagagagaaaaacattctGAGAGAACCAAGGCCGGTCGTAATCAAGCGCAGGAGAGTATGCACGTATGCATGTCAGGTCTGCAGCAAAGTCTTCTTGCATCATTTGTCACTTAGGGCACATTGCAGACAGCACACAGCCTCAAGCGTCACCACAATCCAAAACACAAGTCTGCCTGTAGGATGTACCACCAAAGACTCAGAGTTATCAGGTAAAGTAAAACCCATCATAGCAGAAGACAAGCCTGTGAAGGCTGGTCCAGGGAGGCCCAGGAAAGTGGCCAAAGTAGAGAACAAGGCTCCTGGTCCAGGGAGATGCAGACACGTGCctgaagtggaggaggaggaggaggaggacgatgaacTGGAGAGGGAGTTCCCATGCCCCTCATGTGCAGAGGTTTTCTCTCTGCAGTCGCAGCTCCGGGAGCACGTGGAGCTCCACCAGTCCTCCGTGAAGAGGAGGCAGTGCAGCGTGTGCACAAGCGAGATGGACACCTGTAAATGGCCAGGCTCCAAGAGGCAGAGGCTATACCACTGTGTGCCTTGCCAGCAGGGTTTTTCAGCCCTGGACTCCTTCCTAGAACACTGTCAGGAGCACCTGCGAGTccgggtggaggaggacagcaTCACAGAGGGCTACACGCATCAGGCCAACAAAGCCTGA
- the tbc1d22b gene encoding TBC1 domain family member 22B isoform X1, whose amino-acid sequence MATENRINFWRRNAKVPGRYPKDTKPKFNNLKTKKASSFHEFARSTNDAWDIDEEEDEDFLGTPAQSSSLPSGLNSSSPQNQQNQVGDIETRVSHSPGTEDQELQDVWEEDAECEHVNGEVVKSSSDLHLNTSSVRCTLQKQQSLPVRPIIPLVARMSDQNASGAPPMTVREKSRLDKFKQLLASPNTDLEDLRKHSWSGIPREVRPITWRLLSGYLPANKERRELVLRRKREEYFGFIEQYYHSRTDEHNKDTYRQIHIDIPRTNPLIPLFQQPVVQEVFERILFIWAIRHPASGYVQGINDLVTPFFVVFLSEFVTEDVENFEVAALPPDTQRNIEADSFWCMSKLLDGIQDNYTFAQPGIQNKVKALEELVSRIDEDIHNHFKRYEVEYLQFAFRWMNNLLMRELPLRCTIRLWDTYQAEAEGFSHFHLYVCSAFLIEWRKEILSMVDFQGLLMLLQNLPTIHWGNEEVGLLLAEAYRLKYMFADAPSHYKR is encoded by the exons ATGGCCACCGAGAACAGGATCAATTTCTGGAGGAGAAACGCAAAGGTTCCCGGAAG GTATCCCAAAGACACAAAGCCCAAGTTCAACAATCTCAAGACAAAAAAGGCCTCTAGCTTCCACGAGTTTGCCCGCAGTACCAATGACGCTTGGGACATcgacgaagaggaggacgaggatttCCTCGGGACCCCAGCCCAATCTTCATCTCTTCCATCAGGTCTCAACTCTTCGTCACCACAGAACCAG CAGAATCAGGTCGGGGACATAGAAACCAGGGTGTCCCAcagtcccgggacagaggatcaAGAGCTCCAGGATGTGTGGGAGGAGGACGCGGAGTGCGAGCACGTCAACGGGGAGGTTGTCAAGTCTAGCAGTGACCTCCACCTCAACACGTCCTCCG TTCGCTGCACACTGCAGAAGCAGCAGTCTCTCCCAGTCCGCCCCATCATCCCACTGGTGGCCCGCATGTCGGACCAGAACGCGTCGGGAGCGCCGCCCATGACGGTGAGGGAGAAGAGCCGGCTGGACAAATTCAAGCAGCTGCTGGCGAGTCCCAACACTGACCTGG AGGATCTCCGGAAGCACAGCTGGTCAGGCATACCAAGAGAAGTCCGGCCTATCACGTGGAGGCTTCTCTCT GGCTACCTGCCGGCCAACAAGGAGCGCAGAGAGCTGGTGCTGAGAAGGAAGCGAGAAGAATACTTTGGCTTCATAGAGCAGTATTACCATTCCAGAACCGACGAGCACAACAAAGACACATATCGACAG ATCCACATCGACATTCCAAGAACCAACCCTCTGATTCCCTTGTTCCAGCAGCCCGTCGTACAAGAG GTGTTTGAGCGTATCCTTTTCATCTGGGCCATCCGCCACCCAGCCAGCGGCTACGTCCAGGGAATCAATGATTTGGTCACGCCCTTCTTTGTGGTCTTCCTCTCTGAGTTCGTCA CAGAGGATGTGGAGAACTTTGAGGTGGCAGCGCTGCCTCCGGACACCCAGAGAAACATCGAAGCTGACAGCTTCTGGTGCATGAGCAAGCTGCTGGATGGAATACAG GACAACTACACCTTTGCTCAGCCTGGAATCCAGAACAAAGTGAAAGCTTTGGAGGAGCTGGTCAGCAGGATAGATG aggacATTCACAATCATTTCAAAAGATATGAGGTGGAGTATCTGCAGTTTGCGTTCCGGTGGATGAACAATCTGCTGATGAGGGAGCTGCCGCTTCGTTGCACTATTCGTCTCTGGGACACCTACCAG GCTGAAGCGGAGGGTTTCTCCCACTTCCATCTGTATGTCTGCTCTGCTTTCCTCATTGAGTGGCGCAAAGAAATCCTCTCCATGGTTGACTTTCAG GGCCTTCTCATGCTACTGCAGAACCTCCCCACAATACACTGGGGCAACGAGGAAGTGGGTCTCCTCCTGGCTGAAGCTTATAGACTGAAGTACATGTTCGCAGACGCACCCAGCCACTACAAGAGATAG